Proteins from one Doryrhamphus excisus isolate RoL2022-K1 chromosome 19, RoL_Dexc_1.0, whole genome shotgun sequence genomic window:
- the LOC131106910 gene encoding dynein regulatory complex subunit 4-like, with amino-acid sequence MAGKGKAKGKGKGKGKAEVNENLPLTEMTEEQLMERITKMTEELTRIQEEKKSFQLMRDQVKAFWEISKQKLQDVKDKLREGSIVRDEAKMLHRVKVAKYQQKVRHLESECHSNISQLKLDRAGFSTVNDNKRFEMEQSALNDIRCLQVDLSEKELLGQNHIEELKFNQASEVVEVQVPHDWRTVELEAKHNAEILPMIEASEKKLEAEINILDTRMQIRLETLKKEHDGAFRHALKLSSDFYQAHMDEICLLEKHLTTLMCQGVVRQLSSAHKQPSCPQENLQQEKRKLQELHKQLEKHNEDKALREASEARLKALEDELEEVSMKHGKLLQELQSKELEHESLLREQAKALLDAQHRNGLKKRQLKLKVQEVTETLEKLEKSLCM; translated from the coding sequence ATGGCTGGGAAAGGGAAGGCCAAAGGAAAAGGGAAAGGCAAAGGAAAGGCTGAAGTCAACGAGAACCTGCCGTTAACCGAGATGACGGAGGAGCAACTGATGGAGCGCATCACTAAAATGACGGAGGAGCTGACCCGCAtccaggaggagaagaagagctTCCAGCTCATGAGGGACCAGGTCAAAGCCTTCTGGGAGATCTCCAAGCAGAAGCTCCAGGATGTGAAGGACAAGCTGAGGGAGGGCAGCATCGTCCGAGACGAGGCCAAGATGCTTCACCGGGTGAAGGTGGCCAAGTATCAGCAGAAGGTCCGGCACCTGGAGTCGGAGTGTCACAGCAACATCTCTCAGCTGAAGCTCGACAGGGCGGGCTTCTCCACCGTCAATGACAACAAGCGTTTTGAGATGGAGCAGAGCGCTCTCAATGATATCCGCTGCCTCCAAGTGGACCTGAGCGAGAAGGAGCTCCTCGGCCAAAACCACATCGAAGAGCTGAAGTTTAACCAGGCGTCCGAGGTGGTGGAAGTCCAGGTCCCTCACGACTGGAGGacggtggagctggaggccaAACACAACGCTGAGATCCTCCCCATGATTGAGGCATCTGAAAAAAAGCTAGAGGCAGAAATCAACATTCTGGACACCCGGATGCAAATACGGCTGGAGACGCTGAAGAAGGAACATGACGGCGCTTTCCGACATGCGCTCAAGCTGAGTTCGGACTTTTACCAAGCCCACATGGATGAGATATGCCTTCTGGAGAAACATCTGACGACGCTGATGTGCCAGGGCGTGGTGCGCCAGCTGTCCTCCGCTCATAAGCAGCCGTCGTGTCCGCAGGAGAACCTCCAGCAGGAGAAGAGGAAGCTGCAGGAGCTCCACAAGCAGCTGGAGAAACACAACGAAGACAAGGCCTTGAGGGAGGCCAGTGAGGCTCGCCTGAAGGCGCTGGAGgacgagctggaggaggtgtcTATGAAGCACGGCAAGCTGCTCCAGGAGCTTCAAAGCAAGGAGCTGGAGCACGAGAGTCTTCTCAGGGAGCAGGCAAAGGCTCTTCTGGACGCACAGCACCGAAACGGACTGAAGAAGAGGCAGCTGAAGCTGAAAGTGCAAGAAGTGACCGAAACGCTGGAGAAGCTGGAGAAGAGCCTCTGCATGTGA